In Leptospira harrisiae, a genomic segment contains:
- a CDS encoding GNAT family N-acetyltransferase, which yields MVIQSPNAKQGVLRKLEVRLAENDNEIENTLALRYDVFNLEMGEGIPESRQTQKDRDKYDAYCDHLIVKDQICGSIVGTYRILKRSVAKNHIGFYSENEFNLSNLYQLKEEIAEVGRSCVHKDYRDGSVISLLWSGFGEYMQNHNIRYLMGCGSVHSTDPMIASQAYAYLREKGALAQSDLMVYPYPDFEMPGFDANYQISNMDSIRKNLPPLIKGYVRLGAKICGFPALDKGFGTTDFFVLFDKNIIDHRYGKHYLRADEAKIAK from the coding sequence ATGGTTATCCAAAGCCCAAATGCAAAACAAGGTGTTCTTCGTAAACTTGAAGTTAGATTGGCAGAAAATGATAATGAAATTGAAAATACATTGGCACTTCGTTATGATGTTTTTAATCTCGAAATGGGCGAAGGCATACCTGAATCTAGACAAACTCAGAAAGACAGAGACAAATATGATGCTTATTGTGATCATTTGATCGTCAAAGATCAAATCTGTGGTTCCATTGTAGGAACATATCGTATTCTGAAAAGGTCAGTAGCAAAGAATCATATTGGCTTTTATTCTGAAAATGAATTTAATCTCAGTAATTTGTACCAGTTAAAGGAAGAAATTGCAGAAGTTGGTAGAAGCTGCGTTCATAAAGATTATAGAGATGGTTCCGTTATTTCGCTTCTTTGGTCTGGTTTTGGTGAATATATGCAAAACCATAATATCCGTTATTTGATGGGTTGTGGTTCCGTACATTCGACAGATCCTATGATTGCCTCACAAGCATATGCTTATTTGCGTGAGAAAGGTGCATTGGCTCAAAGTGATCTGATGGTATATCCTTATCCTGATTTTGAAATGCCTGGATTTGATGCGAATTATCAAATTTCCAATATGGATTCAATTAGAAAAAATTTACCACCATTGATTAAAGGTTATGTTCGGTTAGGTGCTAAAATTTGTGGTTTTCCGGCCTTAGACAAGGGATTTGGAACCACTGATTTTTTTGTTCTTTTTGATAAAAATATAATAGATCACAGATACGGAAAACATTACCTCCGTGCAGATGAAGCAAAAATCGCCAAATAG
- a CDS encoding YHS domain-containing (seleno)protein, producing the protein MAKDINTSFIGNLAVDGYDVVAYFKEGKPVKGNSNFQYTWQNAVWRFSTAENLNQFKQTPEKFAPKYGGYCAYAMSEGEKYDISPEVWNITEGKLYLNYDREVHDKWIKKKNELINKADGFWRKNEK; encoded by the coding sequence ATGGCAAAAGATATTAATACTTCTTTTATTGGAAACTTAGCTGTCGACGGTTATGATGTTGTAGCCTACTTTAAAGAAGGTAAACCCGTTAAAGGAAATTCAAATTTTCAATACACTTGGCAAAATGCGGTTTGGAGGTTTTCGACTGCAGAGAATTTAAACCAGTTCAAGCAAACACCAGAAAAATTTGCACCTAAATATGGAGGTTACTGTGCCTATGCAATGAGCGAAGGAGAAAAATACGATATATCGCCGGAGGTTTGGAATATTACAGAAGGAAAACTCTACTTAAATTATGATAGAGAGGTGCATGACAAATGGATAAAAAAGAAAAATGAGTTAATAAATAAGGCAGATGGATTTTGGAGAAAAAATGAAAAATAA
- a CDS encoding pyridoxal phosphate-dependent decarboxylase family protein: MKNKSSILEKVFLICFEYYNRSINSSTGKVKNPKEILRDFDFELKKQPETEATLLSDIQSYLQLTPNTLTPNFSNQLFSGLNQYALAGDWLTSVTNTTMATFEVSPIGTLIEKKIIEHLNQMIGWDAGDGTMATGGSNANMIALLVARNKMFPEIKMKGQLNHKLTIFVSEDAHYSFEKAANILGIGLNQVKKIYTNVNGEMDVSHLEESIIASIAEGECPFFVAATSGSTVLGSFDPINLIYEITKKYNLWFHVDGAWGGSVLVSSKHRHLLDGIKNVDSMTWDTHKMIGTGLMSSFFLTKHFGSLRLSNNIGGEDYIFHESETSEWDSGPSSLQCGRRNDALKVWLVWRSLGDFGIERQIDGLFDMAVKARDMINKYKELELMYEPSSLNICFRFRSTHEVNALNKEIRFRLLKEGTFFVNIATRKNETFFRLIIVHPELNEIHLESLFSAIVRLGIKIEDEQSSYLLKN; this comes from the coding sequence ATGAAAAACAAATCTTCAATCTTAGAAAAAGTATTCCTCATTTGTTTTGAATACTATAATCGTTCTATTAATTCATCAACAGGCAAAGTAAAGAATCCAAAGGAAATCTTGAGGGATTTTGATTTTGAATTAAAGAAACAACCGGAGACTGAAGCTACGTTACTTAGTGATATACAATCATATTTGCAGTTAACGCCTAATACACTTACTCCAAACTTTTCAAACCAACTTTTTTCAGGTTTAAACCAGTATGCATTGGCGGGTGATTGGCTTACTTCAGTGACAAATACTACAATGGCTACGTTTGAAGTTTCTCCGATTGGAACTCTGATTGAGAAAAAAATAATCGAACATTTGAATCAAATGATCGGATGGGATGCTGGCGATGGAACTATGGCAACAGGTGGTTCCAATGCGAACATGATTGCTTTGTTAGTTGCAAGAAACAAAATGTTTCCCGAAATAAAAATGAAGGGTCAATTGAATCATAAATTAACCATCTTTGTTTCCGAAGATGCACATTATTCTTTTGAGAAAGCTGCAAACATACTAGGTATTGGTTTAAATCAAGTTAAAAAGATATATACAAACGTAAATGGAGAAATGGACGTTAGTCATTTGGAAGAAAGTATCATTGCGAGTATTGCTGAAGGCGAGTGTCCATTTTTTGTGGCAGCAACTTCGGGTTCCACTGTGTTAGGGTCTTTTGATCCGATCAATCTTATCTACGAAATCACTAAAAAATATAATTTATGGTTCCATGTGGATGGGGCATGGGGTGGAAGTGTGCTTGTCTCTTCGAAACATCGGCACCTTCTTGATGGAATAAAAAATGTGGATAGTATGACTTGGGATACTCATAAGATGATCGGTACAGGGCTTATGAGTTCATTCTTTTTAACAAAACATTTTGGTAGTTTGCGTTTATCAAACAACATTGGTGGTGAAGATTATATTTTTCATGAATCGGAAACTTCTGAATGGGATAGTGGTCCATCTTCATTGCAATGTGGCCGTAGGAACGATGCTTTGAAAGTATGGTTGGTTTGGCGCTCCTTAGGAGATTTCGGCATTGAGAGACAAATCGATGGTTTATTTGATATGGCAGTGAAAGCGAGAGACATGATAAATAAATATAAGGAGTTAGAGTTAATGTATGAACCTTCTTCTTTGAATATTTGTTTTAGATTTCGCTCTACTCATGAAGTGAATGCGTTGAATAAAGAAATTAGATTTCGACTCTTAAAGGAAGGGACTTTTTTTGTAAATATTGCAACTAGGAAAAATGAAACTTTTTTCCGCCTTATTATTGTTCATCCCGAGTTAAACGAAATTCATCTTGAAAGTTTATTTTCAGCTATTGTTCGGTTGGGAATAAAAATAGAAGATGAACAATCTTCTTATCTATTAAAGAATTAA
- a CDS encoding SpoIIE family protein phosphatase: MAQFLTFVRSLFQSPANVELRYQRYYVATNSIYVLAGLIHFAFIFFFSLVGAVEMAVFNVGSVIWFAFTIWINRKKFLFTSLYLCFSEVFLHALAATYFFGWGAGYQYYMMLFATGIFLLPPGKNFLKFGSIVLGCLLFASTYYYSMSYPPVYYWTSNFLALINVSNIIFSTLFHAGFAYYFTLSANIAEDSLERENKAQTAFFQNISHELRTPLTLISGPSESALQRSEGLSPTEVKVVVNQARRLTRLVNQLLDLQKITSGRMELRKSTVLLGEFLTQVSENFTAYVKRKNINFELLLCDEIIYVDADPEQIDKCIFNYLSNSIKFTDEGGKIQLELQKKDNEAVVSVRDTGTGIAESQIRRLFSRFGISEASLTREQEGTGLGLALVKELVELHGGKVGVESEQGKGSHFYFTLPLSQNVPKENITEVYRYYPKQHEYIPEEVTRPSIFLEKIEVRKSTKLLVVEDNPDLRSYLGSILTRMGFHVLIAEDGLAGLNAVFSESPDLVITDLMMPKLSGLDLIREVRKKEHLHSLPIILLTAKADETTRKEVHGEGADIYLSKPFLESELFSVIRNALRLKEKEYYLREELSRGVRIQKKLLPELNYDKTLLSAELKFLPSDGIAGDYYIVQSLGEGKTFLCLADVSGHGFAAGMVSAMVHFVLHLPETPKENPAACLAFLNSYLYGNTAGLFVTAVAVVLDSKQNQFTWSKAGHEDIYFGTKEGLSPMFGKGKPLAILPNWEGENTAVNYLPGDRLFLFSDGIFDVRSFDQTLFRDSGFIKWTKQKELWKEKSSLEVLINMAREHQSSDTFEDDVTLLSIEFLK, from the coding sequence ATGGCCCAATTTTTAACCTTTGTTCGTTCCCTGTTTCAATCGCCAGCTAACGTAGAACTGCGTTACCAAAGGTACTATGTGGCAACCAATTCGATTTATGTATTAGCAGGTCTCATCCACTTTGCATTTATTTTTTTCTTTTCGTTGGTTGGTGCAGTAGAAATGGCAGTCTTCAATGTGGGCAGTGTAATTTGGTTTGCATTTACAATCTGGATCAATCGTAAAAAATTCCTATTCACTTCACTGTATTTATGTTTTTCAGAAGTGTTTCTACACGCTTTGGCTGCGACGTACTTTTTTGGATGGGGGGCAGGATATCAATATTACATGATGCTTTTTGCAACGGGAATTTTTCTCCTCCCTCCTGGAAAAAACTTTCTAAAGTTTGGTAGCATTGTTCTTGGATGTTTACTTTTTGCTTCCACATATTATTATTCAATGTCCTATCCACCGGTCTATTATTGGACTTCCAATTTCCTTGCCCTAATCAATGTATCTAACATCATTTTTTCAACTTTGTTTCACGCTGGATTTGCTTATTACTTCACTTTATCGGCAAACATCGCAGAAGATTCTTTGGAAAGAGAAAACAAAGCACAAACTGCATTTTTCCAAAACATATCCCATGAGTTGCGAACTCCCCTCACTTTAATTTCAGGGCCTTCTGAATCTGCCCTCCAACGTTCGGAAGGGCTTTCACCAACAGAGGTCAAGGTTGTAGTAAACCAGGCAAGGCGACTCACTCGTTTAGTGAACCAACTTCTTGATTTACAAAAAATTACGTCTGGTAGGATGGAACTTCGAAAGTCCACAGTTCTGTTAGGTGAATTTTTAACGCAAGTATCCGAAAATTTCACTGCTTATGTAAAAAGAAAAAACATAAACTTTGAACTATTGTTATGTGATGAAATCATCTATGTTGATGCTGATCCAGAACAAATCGATAAATGTATTTTCAATTATCTTTCAAACTCAATTAAATTTACTGATGAAGGTGGTAAAATTCAGTTAGAATTACAAAAAAAAGATAACGAAGCAGTCGTTTCTGTTCGAGACACAGGAACCGGAATTGCAGAAAGTCAAATCCGAAGATTGTTTTCTCGATTTGGTATCAGTGAAGCGTCTCTCACAAGGGAACAAGAAGGTACAGGTTTGGGTCTTGCTTTGGTAAAGGAATTAGTAGAACTCCATGGAGGAAAGGTAGGTGTAGAAAGTGAACAAGGAAAAGGTTCACATTTTTACTTCACATTGCCTCTTTCTCAAAATGTTCCCAAAGAAAACATAACTGAAGTTTATCGCTATTACCCAAAACAACATGAATACATTCCAGAAGAAGTTACTCGACCTTCCATATTTTTAGAGAAAATTGAAGTCAGAAAATCCACCAAACTGTTGGTAGTTGAAGATAATCCCGATTTAAGATCTTATTTAGGATCGATTTTAACACGAATGGGATTTCATGTTTTAATTGCTGAGGATGGTTTGGCAGGGCTCAATGCAGTGTTTTCTGAATCTCCCGATTTAGTTATTACCGATCTCATGATGCCTAAATTGAGTGGCTTAGACCTCATTCGTGAAGTTAGAAAAAAAGAACACCTCCACTCCCTTCCAATCATTTTACTGACTGCCAAAGCGGATGAAACAACCAGAAAAGAAGTCCATGGGGAAGGTGCAGATATTTACCTTTCAAAGCCATTTTTAGAATCAGAACTTTTCAGCGTGATCCGAAATGCCTTACGTTTAAAGGAAAAAGAATATTATTTACGAGAAGAATTATCACGCGGAGTGCGAATCCAAAAAAAACTTTTGCCTGAGTTAAATTACGATAAAACATTACTTTCTGCCGAATTAAAATTTTTACCAAGTGATGGAATTGCAGGTGATTACTATATTGTACAATCATTAGGTGAAGGAAAAACATTCTTATGTTTGGCTGATGTTTCTGGACATGGTTTTGCTGCTGGAATGGTTTCGGCGATGGTACATTTCGTACTACATCTTCCAGAAACTCCAAAAGAAAACCCCGCTGCTTGTTTGGCATTTTTAAATTCTTATTTATATGGAAATACGGCCGGACTATTTGTGACAGCAGTGGCAGTCGTTTTGGATTCCAAACAAAATCAGTTTACTTGGTCAAAGGCAGGTCATGAAGATATTTATTTTGGTACGAAAGAGGGTCTTTCGCCAATGTTTGGGAAAGGAAAACCACTAGCAATCCTACCAAACTGGGAAGGCGAAAATACCGCAGTCAATTATTTACCAGGTGATAGACTATTTTTATTCTCCGATGGAATTTTTGATGTTCGTTCATTTGACCAAACTCTATTTCGAGATTCTGGATTCATCAAATGGACAAAACAAAAAGAACTCTGGAAAGAAAAATCCTCTCTCGAAGTTTTAATAAATATGGCAAGAGAACACCAAAGCTCTGATACATTTGAGGATGATGTCACTCTTCTTTCCATTGAATTTTTGAAGTAA
- a CDS encoding cysteine dioxygenase, which translates to MDDILFALETLRGIEIEGDFKIGDGERKRYKYAEGNDWEILLLVWGKNAKTPIHDHNGSQGWIRMVEGNLIELCFDKSRILQRKNVLGVDTETYIDDSRGTHQIINEFQSKAISLHLYSPPITNCSIYDEISNEWKPQKLENHSFEEVFIK; encoded by the coding sequence ATGGATGATATTCTGTTTGCTCTTGAAACATTGAGAGGTATCGAAATTGAAGGAGATTTCAAAATTGGAGATGGTGAGCGAAAACGTTACAAATATGCTGAGGGGAATGACTGGGAAATATTATTATTAGTATGGGGTAAAAATGCAAAAACTCCAATTCATGATCACAACGGAAGCCAAGGTTGGATTCGGATGGTCGAAGGAAATTTAATTGAATTATGTTTTGATAAAAGTCGAATCCTTCAAAGAAAAAATGTTCTTGGAGTTGATACTGAAACTTATATAGATGATAGTAGAGGAACACACCAAATTATCAACGAATTCCAGTCTAAAGCGATAAGTCTTCACCTTTATTCACCTCCGATAACAAATTGTTCCATATATGACGAAATTTCTAATGAATGGAAACCTCAAAAATTAGAGAACCATTCGTTCGAGGAAGTTTTTATAAAATGA
- a CDS encoding NrsF family protein, translating into MKTETLIDKLSENLVPVKRIFPISVTYIGWVFFSFLALFVIIWWRSDNFQMIHLPEYIHEVIPVMFVFFISTFNAIYVSIPGNRNSYILSIAPVFFLLMWMSFLLFRFMFGVSSGLLPYEYHSCVRDFLIMSIPTSFFLVFIIRKRYPTLNSNLGFWVFAASATISALGETLLCPNEDASHLLLVHMLPVFGLCLFGKGIGNIIFFREFRSLK; encoded by the coding sequence ATGAAAACTGAAACTTTAATCGACAAACTGAGCGAAAACTTGGTTCCCGTGAAACGTATATTTCCAATTTCGGTTACATATATTGGATGGGTTTTCTTTTCATTTTTAGCGTTATTTGTTATTATCTGGTGGAGGTCTGATAATTTTCAGATGATCCATCTACCAGAATACATTCATGAGGTAATTCCTGTTATGTTTGTGTTTTTTATTTCTACATTTAATGCAATCTATGTAAGTATACCTGGAAATCGAAATTCGTACATTTTGTCTATTGCGCCCGTATTTTTTCTGCTTATGTGGATGAGTTTTTTGCTTTTTAGATTCATGTTTGGAGTCTCTTCTGGACTGTTACCGTACGAATATCATTCTTGTGTAAGAGATTTCCTTATCATGAGTATTCCAACTTCTTTCTTTTTGGTTTTCATCATTCGAAAAAGATATCCGACTTTAAATAGTAATCTGGGGTTTTGGGTTTTTGCAGCTAGTGCTACGATAAGTGCATTGGGAGAAACTTTACTATGTCCAAATGAAGATGCATCTCATTTACTCTTAGTTCATATGTTGCCAGTTTTTGGTCTTTGTTTGTTTGGAAAAGGGATAGGGAATATTATTTTTTTTCGTGAGTTTAGATCTTTGAAATAA
- a CDS encoding DoxX family protein, with product MKNKILIILQITIALIFLQTLFFKFGAAPESVYIFSRIGLEPFGRIGSGIVELIAVLLLLWPPTTIWGTLLSLFVISGAIYFHITVIGISVLGDHGLLFFLALVVFFSSVLLLYLRKDDLWNIKNKFWNQLFKK from the coding sequence ATGAAAAATAAGATTCTTATCATTTTGCAAATCACAATTGCTTTGATTTTTCTTCAGACTCTTTTTTTTAAATTTGGAGCAGCACCAGAATCCGTGTATATATTTTCTCGTATTGGTTTAGAACCTTTTGGGAGAATTGGATCTGGCATTGTTGAATTAATTGCTGTATTGCTGTTATTATGGCCTCCAACCACTATTTGGGGGACTTTACTTTCTTTATTCGTTATCTCTGGGGCAATTTACTTTCACATCACAGTAATTGGAATTTCTGTGTTAGGTGATCATGGTTTATTATTTTTTTTGGCGCTCGTCGTATTTTTCTCTTCAGTTTTGTTATTGTATTTAAGGAAAGATGATTTGTGGAATATTAAAAACAAGTTCTGGAATCAACTGTTTAAAAAATGA
- a CDS encoding sigma-70 family RNA polymerase sigma factor — MIQDKDIYTQLMIEAQSGSSESYHILLSRVSVTLSKFLSRRIFSVDDREDLLQEILIAIHNSRHTYLPSKPFHPWMYAIAKNLLFKYYKKINKQYSQLVDIEMNQLVSPNESSSDGREKVEKILLLIQGLPRKQKEIVSMLKIQGLSVKEVSLKLRISESNVRVIAHRGYQTIRLRITNEN; from the coding sequence ATGATTCAAGACAAAGATATTTACACACAGCTGATGATTGAGGCACAATCTGGAAGTTCTGAATCTTATCACATTTTATTAAGTAGAGTTAGTGTTACTTTATCAAAGTTTCTTTCTAGAAGAATCTTTTCGGTTGATGATAGAGAGGATTTATTGCAGGAAATTTTAATTGCAATTCACAATTCTAGACATACCTATCTTCCTTCAAAACCGTTTCATCCTTGGATGTATGCGATTGCTAAGAACTTACTTTTTAAGTATTATAAGAAAATAAATAAACAATATTCTCAGTTAGTAGATATTGAAATGAATCAACTGGTTAGCCCTAATGAATCCAGTTCAGATGGTAGAGAAAAGGTGGAAAAAATTTTACTTTTGATCCAGGGGCTTCCGAGAAAACAAAAAGAAATAGTCTCAATGTTGAAAATTCAAGGATTGAGCGTGAAAGAAGTCTCTTTAAAACTTAGAATTTCAGAATCAAATGTTAGAGTCATTGCACACAGAGGCTACCAAACAATACGGCTAAGGATAACCAATGAAAACTGA
- a CDS encoding 7TM diverse intracellular signaling domain-containing protein, giving the protein MEILTLNPNENLTFDDVKKSEQFNESKSLSPNFGFTKNIYWVRFELQNESNERDWYIHVSYPLLDKINFYEQKDKVWKQIVTGDSYVFSQRPLEEKSFIFPIKLYSKKHNTYYFRFESEGTVQFPITVYSHERFLKIKEKENLSLGIYYGILFVLVIYNLILLFMLRDFGYLYYLLYISLYGLSQSVLNGLAFQIFWPNFPYWANVSLPFVGGCSLFWGLQFTRSFLNTKRNTPTWDKIIFVLMGLMLFLMLSSFVFSYYVNIYLLASLVMLFAVSVFLVAVVCWDKGYKPARYFLIAWVALLFGVGIYSLKGFGVLPANIVTEYGLQAGSAIEMCLLSLGLAYKIKLANSEKNKAERRMVTYKAKLQDAKLVSSRLEVELLKNNIHPHFLLNSINATIIWLDEDPETAKQLLTALSDELRAILKLTNKKTISINEEVGICKRYLEIMSLRKESKFEFKTEGVSSKDVIPPIVLLTLVENGVTHGYQGKNSGTFTLKKKKDKNKTKYILFNDGLPTTKSDSLGTGIKYIKSRLQEAFPNKWDFSSKVVSGGWENTITLME; this is encoded by the coding sequence ATGGAAATTCTTACCTTGAATCCAAATGAAAATTTAACATTCGACGATGTAAAAAAGTCGGAACAGTTTAATGAAAGTAAATCCCTGTCTCCTAATTTTGGTTTCACTAAAAATATCTATTGGGTCCGTTTTGAACTTCAAAATGAATCTAACGAACGAGATTGGTACATTCATGTCTCTTATCCTTTATTAGATAAAATTAACTTTTATGAACAAAAAGATAAAGTTTGGAAACAAATTGTAACGGGGGATTCTTATGTATTTTCTCAAAGACCCTTGGAAGAAAAAAGTTTTATATTCCCAATCAAACTTTATTCTAAAAAACACAATACTTATTATTTTCGCTTTGAAAGTGAAGGAACTGTCCAATTTCCCATTACAGTATATTCACATGAACGTTTTTTAAAAATTAAAGAAAAAGAGAATTTATCGTTAGGGATTTATTATGGAATATTATTTGTTCTCGTAATTTATAATTTAATTCTTTTGTTTATGCTGAGGGACTTTGGTTATCTATATTATCTTTTATATATTAGTTTGTATGGTTTATCGCAATCTGTTTTAAATGGTTTGGCCTTCCAAATTTTTTGGCCAAACTTCCCTTATTGGGCAAATGTTAGTTTGCCCTTTGTTGGAGGTTGTTCTTTATTTTGGGGACTTCAGTTTACCCGAAGTTTTTTAAATACAAAAAGAAATACACCTACTTGGGATAAAATCATTTTTGTTTTAATGGGATTAATGTTGTTTTTGATGTTATCATCTTTTGTATTTTCGTATTATGTGAATATCTATTTATTAGCATCTTTGGTCATGTTGTTTGCCGTATCGGTTTTTCTTGTCGCTGTTGTTTGTTGGGACAAAGGTTATAAACCTGCTAGGTATTTTCTCATTGCTTGGGTGGCACTTTTGTTTGGTGTCGGAATTTATTCTCTCAAAGGGTTCGGGGTTTTACCTGCTAATATTGTAACAGAATATGGATTGCAGGCAGGTTCAGCAATCGAGATGTGTTTGTTGTCTTTGGGGCTCGCCTATAAAATTAAACTCGCAAATTCTGAAAAAAATAAGGCTGAAAGGCGAATGGTTACTTATAAGGCAAAACTACAAGATGCAAAACTTGTATCTTCGCGGTTGGAAGTCGAACTATTAAAAAACAATATTCACCCACATTTTTTGCTTAATTCAATCAATGCTACCATCATTTGGTTAGATGAAGATCCAGAAACAGCAAAGCAATTGTTAACCGCACTTTCTGATGAATTAAGGGCTATTTTAAAGTTAACAAATAAAAAAACAATATCGATAAACGAAGAAGTTGGTATCTGCAAACGATATTTGGAAATAATGAGCCTTCGAAAAGAATCAAAATTTGAATTTAAAACGGAAGGTGTGAGTTCTAAAGATGTAATCCCGCCAATTGTTTTATTAACTTTGGTTGAAAACGGAGTAACTCATGGATACCAAGGAAAAAACTCCGGAACTTTTACTTTAAAGAAAAAGAAAGATAAAAATAAAACCAAATACATTTTATTCAATGATGGACTACCTACAACGAAATCCGATTCCTTAGGAACAGGAATTAAATATATAAAATCCAGACTGCAGGAAGCTTTTCCGAATAAATGGGATTTTAGTTCCAAAGTGGTTTCTGGAGGTTGGGAGAATACCATTACTTTAATGGAATGA
- a CDS encoding MBL fold metallo-hydrolase — translation MLRFLLQIGSIIFCIANLFCQVTSHKVKSFLPNQTSPILPLSSQPKNWVELKVVKVADWEASLAGLLDLEDPKTKAAGLKDRLEPISIYFYVVKHPVYGTFLIDSGIGENFAKGPRGAYVSSIVESQMHMNRMKVYETTNAYITKNKIDVKGVFYTHLHLDHVLGAYEMDRSVPFYVGSGEVTTHQFINLFVQGSTDRLLGDNPNLFQLELNKNENTTVDFFGDQSFYIITVPGHTPGSLAFYIPTKDGSHLILGDSCHTQWGWKESVVPGSFTTDAKLNRKSLEYLKRIAETNKPKFVYPGHQERIVNSN, via the coding sequence ATGTTGCGGTTTCTTTTGCAAATTGGATCTATTATTTTTTGTATTGCGAATCTTTTTTGTCAGGTAACTTCGCATAAAGTAAAATCCTTCCTACCTAATCAAACGAGCCCAATTCTTCCTCTTTCTTCCCAACCAAAAAATTGGGTGGAATTAAAAGTTGTTAAAGTCGCAGATTGGGAGGCCTCTCTTGCTGGCCTTTTGGACCTAGAGGATCCAAAAACAAAAGCGGCTGGTTTAAAGGACCGTTTGGAGCCGATTTCTATTTATTTTTATGTCGTGAAACATCCTGTGTACGGAACATTTTTAATTGATTCGGGTATTGGAGAAAATTTTGCAAAAGGGCCGAGAGGTGCTTACGTAAGTTCCATTGTAGAATCTCAAATGCATATGAACCGAATGAAAGTCTATGAAACAACCAATGCTTATATAACCAAAAATAAAATCGATGTAAAGGGTGTATTTTATACTCATTTGCATTTAGACCATGTGTTGGGTGCCTATGAAATGGATCGATCGGTTCCTTTTTATGTAGGGTCTGGGGAAGTCACAACTCACCAATTTATTAATTTATTTGTCCAAGGGTCCACGGATCGGTTGTTAGGTGACAATCCAAATCTTTTTCAATTAGAATTAAATAAAAACGAAAACACGACAGTGGATTTTTTCGGAGACCAAAGTTTTTATATAATTACAGTTCCTGGCCACACTCCCGGAAGTTTGGCTTTTTACATTCCGACAAAAGATGGTTCTCATTTAATCCTTGGTGATTCCTGCCATACACAGTGGGGTTGGAAGGAATCTGTTGTACCAGGTTCATTTACTACAGATGCAAAACTCAATCGCAAAAGTTTAGAATATTTGAAAAGAATAGCGGAGACAAATAAACCAAAGTTTGTGTATCCAGGCCATCAGGAAAGAATTGTAAATTCGAATTAA
- a CDS encoding LytR/AlgR family response regulator transcription factor, which yields MRILVVEDEIVAARGLERLLREVLGSKISSLRIEKSLLGSQCFIQENEIDLLFLDLNLDGDIGFELLKETAAASFLTIITSGNTSEAIKAFEYGVLDFVPKPISKERISKALQKFQSNNVQTKTKYIGVKKEEGLELIATKDILYVQSFDKRVKVYKKNGEMIIHNKSLDSISKVLPIHFFRIHRSYIVNEKQIKKIYTFAGGSYQLELSSGIKLKMGRNYYKNLKTKLETHSSHQSKEK from the coding sequence TTGAGAATTTTAGTCGTAGAGGATGAAATAGTTGCTGCAAGGGGATTGGAACGTTTGTTACGTGAAGTCCTTGGTTCCAAAATTTCCTCCCTACGCATTGAAAAAAGTTTATTAGGTTCACAATGTTTCATTCAGGAAAATGAAATTGATTTATTATTTTTGGATTTGAATTTAGATGGTGATATCGGATTTGAATTACTGAAAGAAACAGCTGCTGCTTCTTTTTTGACAATCATTACATCGGGAAATACTTCAGAAGCAATCAAGGCCTTTGAATACGGAGTTCTTGATTTTGTTCCTAAACCAATCAGTAAAGAAAGAATTTCTAAAGCACTTCAAAAGTTCCAATCAAACAATGTGCAAACAAAAACCAAATATATTGGAGTAAAGAAAGAAGAAGGTTTAGAATTAATAGCTACAAAGGATATTTTGTATGTGCAGTCATTTGATAAACGTGTCAAAGTATATAAAAAAAATGGAGAGATGATCATACATAACAAAAGTTTGGATTCCATTTCAAAAGTTTTGCCGATTCATTTTTTTCGAATTCACAGATCGTATATTGTGAATGAAAAACAAATAAAAAAGATTTATACCTTTGCAGGTGGGTCTTACCAATTAGAACTTAGTAGTGGAATCAAACTCAAAATGGGAAGAAATTATTATAAAAATTTAAAAACAAAACTTGAAACACACTCTTCTCATCAATCGAAAGAAAAATGA